The Methanomicrobiales archaeon genome contains the following window.
CCTGGGTGGCGAGCCGGCAGATGACGAGCGGTTTGTGCCCATGTTCGCACACGTTCTGGAGCAGAGTGGGGGGTATACCCAGAAAGGGGCGGAGGCGGCAGCGAGGAGCCTGTTGCCCGATGTATTGCCCTACGATCCCGGGAAGGAAGCAGCGTATCCAGCAAATGGGAGAAAGCCCGCGGACGATGGGAAAGGCGTCTTTCTGACGGTTTTCAACGGCAGATTGACCAGTGACAGGACAGGACCGCACACCGACATGCTGGACGTGTTCCCGTACCTGGGTGCACCGCACATCCAGAGGACCTTCCGTGCAAAGACGCAGCAATCCAGTTCGATGGCTGCGCCAGGGGGTTGAATTTCCCGTGGTCCAAGCTGAACGGTATCGATTCTGCAACATGGACTTTTTTTGGAAGGAGTTCATGCAGATACCGGACCTCCCCTGTATGAGGAATTAAAGGAGACATTAGTTCGAATTTTTTGTCGATCAACATCACGTTTTTAGTCCTGGACTCTTTAAATAGATCCTGCTAACGAGGATGTTCGGTCTATGGTGAAGGGAAATAATGGAAAACCGAATGCCAATACAGGCAAATCGGGCAACATATTCACCTAACACTCTCCGAAGACGCCGTAAAAAATCCTGAAAGATACGGGCAATACGGCCTCCAGAGCGATAGTAAGACTATTTTTTTGAGCATTCACGGAATCGAGGCCCATTCGAGTGTTGATTGGCGAAAAGGGATGGGTCCGGAGGGATTCGGACCCCCGACCTCCGCCGTGTGAAGGCGACTCAGGAAGCAAATCGAGCAATAGAATCGGTGGGATTCGAGAAAAGAGTGTGAGAGAAAGAATTCCAGAACAATACTCGAAGAATGCAGTACCTTTGTGGAAGTACCACCCGATTCGTTTCCAGATCTCTTCTCTTGAAAATGCTCAATAAAAATGATTATTCCCATCCTCGATATTCGATTGAGTATAAAATGTAATCGATTGAGTATATTTTATAATCAATTGAGTACAATATTATAACTAACATGCTGGAGATGCTCATCTCATCCGAGACGCGAGTCCAATTGCTTACCTTATTTCTTCTCAATCCTGGTAATGAGTACTATATCCGTGAAATCGAACGATTGACGGGGAAAAACTACAACATCGTTCGAAATGAGTTGAATCGATTGAAATCCTTCGGTTTAATTAAATCCACTCTCAAAGGGAAACAACTTTACTACACGGTAAACCAGAACTTCTTTTTATATGAGGATTTACAAAAAATCGTCCTGAAGACGGAGGGCGTCTCCAAATACCTGAAGGACAGACTGGCGGATCTGGAGACTATCGAGTGCATATTTATCTATGGCTCCTTTGCTTCCGGAAAAGCCATCGCTACGAGCGATATCGATCTGTTCATCGTCGGAGAGGCGAGCGATGAGCAATTGATACCAACCATCAATGAATGCGAGAAGACCATTCAGAGAGAGATCAATTACACATTGGTGCGGAGAGATGAATTGCTCAAGCGAATGAAGGAATCCGATCCGTTCGTCACACATGTCATGAATGGTCCAAAAGTGGTCATCTTCGGAGACTGCAACTATGGTTAAACGGCTGGAGAAGGAGGGAAAGATCGAGAAATTTAGGGTCGATCCTAAGGTCGTAAAGGAGTCGATGACAATTGCAGAACGTGATCTCGCCGTGGCAGAAAAGAACCTGGAGATCAACGATGAATGGGCATGGAATATCGCGTACAATGCAATCTTATCAGCAGGCCGGGCGCTGATGTTTGCAAAAGGGTATCGCCCGAAAGGGGATGAACGGCACGTTGCGGTGCGGGAATTTCTGGAGAGAATTCTGATTATCCTCCCCCTCCAACCACAAGAGCTTTACCGGAGCACGACAAATGGTGA
Protein-coding sequences here:
- a CDS encoding nucleotidyltransferase domain-containing protein, whose translation is MLEMLISSETRVQLLTLFLLNPGNEYYIREIERLTGKNYNIVRNELNRLKSFGLIKSTLKGKQLYYTVNQNFFLYEDLQKIVLKTEGVSKYLKDRLADLETIECIFIYGSFASGKAIATSDIDLFIVGEASDEQLIPTINECEKTIQREINYTLVRRDELLKRMKESDPFVTHVMNGPKVVIFGDCNYG
- a CDS encoding HEPN domain-containing protein; amino-acid sequence: MVKRLEKEGKIEKFRVDPKVVKESMTIAERDLAVAEKNLEINDEWAWNIAYNAILSAGRALMFAKGYRPKGDERHVAVREFLERILIILPLQPQELYRSTTNGE